A DNA window from Coffea arabica cultivar ET-39 chromosome 6c, Coffea Arabica ET-39 HiFi, whole genome shotgun sequence contains the following coding sequences:
- the LOC113694081 gene encoding AP2-like ethylene-responsive transcription factor AIL5 has translation MDSSHPNWLAFSLSNHPLFEAFNSLTSSSGAVVRAEEDNGNNGASVTAAADLSTVLNCSSPKLEDFLGGGSNGSCSSADVCQFGGGNQTSALINADVYDSELKSIAASFLRGYSTEQAESQKQLAAVPLAPEPPAKKAVETFGQRTSIFRGVTRHRWTGRYEAHLWDNTCRREGQSRKGRQVYLGGYDKEEKAARAYDLAALKYWGPTTTTNFPVSNYEKELEEMKHMTRQEFVASLRRKSSGFSRGASIYRGVTRHHQHGRWQARIGRVAGNKDLYLGTFSTQEEAAEAYDIAAIKFRGLNAVTNFDISRYDVKSIASSNLPVGGISNNKSNNNNKTSSDSLSDNKSADGSNRSDDRDHSSATSVSFVSQPSTSALGFGLPIKQNTPSTSDFWSSLGYHNNNVTAKIPTPTAIPLFQNPSTPNGTTLQCTTPSFNVDYPTNNNNNGYFGGGVYFQQQHQQSNVLGGGGGNGNGTGTNSSSPSEQVPFVTRIALSSSNGTGSTYDAANFGNWISPTLHSFQPAKPNLSVFQTPIFGME, from the exons ATGGATTCTTCCCATCCCAACTGGCTCGCCTTCTCGCTTTCCAACCATCCTCTCTTTGAAGCCTTCAACTCCCTTACCTCCTCGA gtGGGGCGGTTGTTAGAGCTGAAGAAGATAATGGAAACAATGGTGCAAGTGTGACTGCAGCAGCAGATTTATCAACAGTTCTCAACTGTTCTAGCCCCAAGCTTGAGGATTTCTTGGGTGGTGGGTCTAATGGTTCTTGTTCTTCTGCTGATGTTTGTCAGTTTGGCGGGGGAAATCAGACTTCAGCTTTGATTAACGCGGACGTGTATGATTCGGAGCTTAAATCAATAGCGGCTAGCTTTTTACGTGGATATTCAACCGAGCAGGCTGAATCCCAGAAGCAGTTGGCAGCTGTTCCACTGGCTCCTGAGCCGCCTGCGAAGAAGGCGGTCGAGACTTTTGGCCAACGTACGTCTATTTTCAGAGGGGTTACCAG GCATAGGTGGACCGGAAGATATGAAGCCCATTTGTGGGATAACACTTGCAGAAGAGAAGGGCAAAGTCGCAAGGGAAGGCAAG TTTATCTGG GTGGATATGACAAAGAAGAGAAAGCAGCTAGGGCTTATGATCTCGCCGCCCTTAAATACTGGGGTCCGACCACCACCACAAATTTTCCG GTGTCTAACTATGAGAAGGAACTGGAGGAAATGAAGCACATGACTAGGCAAGAATTTGTTGCTTCTCTTAGGAG GAAAAGTAGCGGGTTTTCTAGAGGGGCATCAATCTACAGAGGAGTCACTAG GCACCATCAACATGGACGTTGGCAAGCTAGAATAGGAAGGGTTGCTGGCAACAAAGATCTCTACCTTGGGACCTTCA GTACCCAAGAAGAAGCAGCAGAGGCTTATGACATTGCTGCAATCAAATTTAGAGGCCTGAACGCCGTGACAAATTTCGACATCAGCCGTTACGACGTAAAAAGCATAGCAAGCAGCAATCTCCCCGTTGGAGGAATCAGCAACAATAAatccaacaacaacaacaagacaTCATCAGATTCTTTATCTGATAACAAGAGCGCTGACGGAAGCAACCGGTCAGATGACCGAGACCACTCCTCAGCCACCTCGGTTTCCTTTGTTTCTCAGCCTTCAACATCAGCTCTCGGCTTTGGTTTGCCCATCAAACAAAACACCCCATCAACCTCCGATTTTTGGTCTAGCCTCGGCTACCACAATAATAATGTCACTGCCAAAATCCCAACTCCTACAGCTATCCCACTTTTCCAAAATCCCAGTACCCCAAATGGTACAACATTGCAGTGTACAACACCCTCCTTCAACGTGGACTACccaactaataataataataatggctACTTCGGTGGTGGAGTGTACTTTCAGCAGCAGCATCAGCAGAGTAATGTtcttggtggtggtggtggtaatGGTAATGGTACAGGTACTAATAGTTCAAGTCCAAGTGAACAAGTTCCATTTGTGACAAGAATTGCATTAAGCAGCAGCAATGGGACTGGCAGTACTTATGATGCCGCCAATTTTGGTAATTGGATTTCGCCAACCCTTCATTCATTCCAACCTGCAAAGCCAAATCTATCAGTGTTCCAGACACCAATTTTTGGAATGGAATGA